The following are from one region of the Dromaius novaehollandiae isolate bDroNov1 chromosome 26, bDroNov1.hap1, whole genome shotgun sequence genome:
- the ASTL gene encoding astacin-like metalloendopeptidase translates to MVARGAMTSSASTEHSRCPTAASSSKGTSSGWAPPERSRPPTPSGPRGEASSTSPTPWPADMVGGSGGGSRGDVPRPGAEPPRLLPADNASLKALEEAFGDFARLTCVRFVPRSSQRDFVSIAPMAGCFSSVGRAGGMQPLSLAPACLRGGKGVALHELMHVAGFWHEHSRADRDDYISISWDNILPGFEGNFMKSRTPNMLVGYDYSSVLHYSRYAFSRSGAPTITPLRAPAAPLGQRRGLSASDAARVNRLYGCRDAAAAPGLSPRPLPPASAPPALGTPGGPHPAPGAWTEVATAGTGEGCSEGCTAPGAETSG, encoded by the exons ATGGTGGCCCGTGGGGCGATGACATCCTCAGCATCAACGGAG CACTCGAGGtgcccaacagcagcttcctcctcGAAGGGGACATCGTCCGGGTG GGCACCTCCAGAGCGCTCGCGTCCGCCAACGCCAAGTGGCCCAAGAGGAGAGGCGTCGTCCACATCCCCTACGCCGTGGCCGGCCGATATGGTAGGTGGGAGCGGAGGTGGCTCCCGCGGGGACGTGCCGCGGCCGGGTGCCGAGCCGCCGCGTCTTCTCCCGGCAGACAACGCCAGCCTGAAGGCGCTCGAGGAAGCGTTCGGCGACTTTGCGAGGCTCACGTGCGTCCGCTTCGTCCCGCGCTCCTCCCAGAGGGACTTCGTCTCCATCGCTCCCATGGCTGG GTGCTTCTCCAGCGTGGGCCGCGCCGGCGGGATGCAGCCGCTCTCCCTGGCGCCCGCCTGCCTGCGCGGGGGCAAGGGGGTGGCCCTGCACGAGCTCATGCACGTGGCCGGCTTCTGGCACGAGCACAGCCGCGCTGACCGCGACGACTACATCAGCATCTCCTGGGACAACATCCTGCCCG GTTTTGAGGGCAACTTCATGAAGTCCCGGACGCCCAACATGCTGGTGGGCTACGACTACTCCTCGGTGCTGCACTACAGCAG ATACGCCTTCAGCCGGAGCGGGGCACCCACCATCACGCCGCtgcgggccccggcggcccccctgGGCCAGCGACGGGGGCTCAGCGCCTCCGACGCCGCTCGGGTCAACCGGCTCTACGGCTGCCGGGacgccgccgcggctccggggcTGAGTCCCCGCCCGCTGCCCCCTGCCAGCGCCCCGCCCGCCCTGGGGACCCCCGGCGGCCCCCATCCTGCGCCGGGAGCCTGGACGGAGGTGGCCACGGCGGGGACCGGAGAGGGATGCTCCGAGGGCTGCACCGCGCCGGGGGCCGAGACGAGCGGATAa